From the Peromyscus leucopus breed LL Stock chromosome 8b, UCI_PerLeu_2.1, whole genome shotgun sequence genome, one window contains:
- the Smim23 gene encoding small integral membrane protein 23 has translation MAIQKMGGRGRVAAELLEQRRSSHCDDRKQTLLALLVLVLYLGTGISGNGWEGSGRIRDCSHPQNPVASQGFEYQASEPTEEPIRTLRKWLKTNLHGFLEKLEREVRELEQLVRDLEFWLDALLGEPHPEDLCSTHKGHL, from the exons ATGGCAATCCAGAAGATGGGTGGCAGGGGGCGGGTGGCCGCTGAGCTGCTTGAACAGAGAAGGAGCAGCCActgtgatgacaggaagcag acgcTGTTAGCGCTGCTGGTCTTGGTGCTGTACCTGGGCACAGGAATATCAG GAAATGGCTGGGAAGGATCCGGACGGATCAGGGACTGCAGCCACCCTCAGAATCCCGTGGCATCCCAG GGCTTTGAGTATCAGGCCAGTGAGCCCACTGAAGAGCCAATAAGGACCCTCAGGAAGTGGCTGAAGACAAACTTGCACGGTTTTCTGGAGAAGCtagagagagaagtgagagagTTGGAACAGCTGGTGCGCGACCTGGAATTCTGGCTTGATGCGCTCCTGGGAGAGCCGCACCCCGAAGACCTGTGCTCCACCCACAAGGGTCATCTGTGA